The following is a genomic window from Aphelocoma coerulescens isolate FSJ_1873_10779 chromosome 5, UR_Acoe_1.0, whole genome shotgun sequence.
CTACGGCGTCTCGGCGCCCGCCCCCACCACCTACTCCCGCCCCGCAGTGCTGAAGGCGCCGGGCGGCCGCGGGCAGAGCATCGGCCGCCGGGGCAAAGTCGAACAGGTGAGCGCGGATTGGAGTTGTTTGGGGCACGGGGGGGATTGGGAGGACACGCGGCCgggggagcaccgggctggcAGCGGGACTGAGCGGCCTCTCTCTGCCCGCAGCTGTCcccggaggaggaggaaaagagaaggatCCGCCGGGAACGGAACAAGATGGCAGCGGCCAAGTGCCGCAACCGGCGGCGGGAGCTCACGGACACGCTGCAGGCGGTAAGTGCTGCCCGGGAGGTGGCGGGGGAAGAGGGAGTacccggggcggcggcggcaggaggaAGGGGACTCCAGCTGGGAGTGATGCCGGCCCTGGCTGACAGCCTACTCTGTCTGCAGGAGACCGAtcagctggaggaggagaagtcCGCGCTGCAGGCGGAGATTGCTAACCtgctgaaggagaaggagaagctgGAGTTTATCCTGGCGGCTCACCGGCCCGCCTGCAAGATGCCCGAGGAGTTGTGCTTCTCCgaggagctggcagctgccagtgctgccaccGCGCTGGAcctgggcacccccagcccccccatgACCGAGGAGGCTGCCTTTGCTCTGCCGCTGATGCCTGAAGCGCCGTCGGCCGTGCCGCCCAAGGAGACCAgcagcagcgggctggagctcAAGGCTGAGCCCTTCGACGAGCTGCTCTTCTCCACGGGGCCGCGGGAGGCCTCCCGCTCAGTGCCCGACATGGACCTGCCTGGGGCCTCCTCCTTCTACCCCTCGGACTGGGAGTCGCTGACTGCCGGGACCAGCGGTgagctggagcccctctgcacCCCTGTGGTGACCTGCACCCCGTGTCCCAGCACCTACACCTCCACCTTCGTCTTCACCTACCCCGAGGCAGACGCCTTCCCCA
Proteins encoded in this region:
- the FOS gene encoding protein c-Fos, encoding MMYQGFAGEYEAPSSRCSSASPAGDSLTYYPSPADSFSSMGSPVNPQDFCTDLAASSASFVPTVTAISTSPDLQWLVQPTLISSVAPSQSRGHPYGVSAPAPTTYSRPAVLKAPGGRGQSIGRRGKVEQLSPEEEEKRRIRRERNKMAAAKCRNRRRELTDTLQAETDQLEEEKSALQAEIANLLKEKEKLEFILAAHRPACKMPEELCFSEELAAASAATALDLGTPSPPMTEEAAFALPLMPEAPSAVPPKETSSSGLELKAEPFDELLFSTGPREASRSVPDMDLPGASSFYPSDWESLTAGTSGELEPLCTPVVTCTPCPSTYTSTFVFTYPEADAFPSCAAAHRKGSSSNEPSSDSLSSPTLLAL